A region from the Chlorocebus sabaeus isolate Y175 chromosome 27, mChlSab1.0.hap1, whole genome shotgun sequence genome encodes:
- the PCDH7 gene encoding protocadherin-7 isoform X6: MLRMRTAGWARGWCLGCCLLLPLSLSLAAAKQLLRYRLAEEGPADVRIGNVASDLGIVTGSGEVTFSLESGSEYLKIDNLTGELSTSERRIDREKLPQCQMIFDENECFLDFEVSVIGPSQSWVDLFEGRVIVLDINDNTPTFPSPVLTLTVEENRPVGTLYLLPTATDRDFGRNGIERYELLQEPGGGGSGGESRRAGAADSAPYPGGGGNGASGGGSGGSKRRLDASEGGGGTNPGGRSSVFELQVADTPDGEKQPQLIVKGALDREQRDSYELTLRVRDGGDPPRSSQAILRVLITDVNDNSPRFEKSVYEADLAENSAPGTPILQLRAADLDVGVNGQIEYVFGAATESVRRLLRLDETSGWLSVLHRIDREEVNQLRFTVMARDRGQPPKTDKATVVLNIKDENDNVPSIEIRKIGRIPLKDGVANVAEDVLVDTPIALVQVSDRDQGENGVVTCTVVGDVPFQLKPASDTEGDQNKKKYFLHTSTPLDYETTREFNVVIVAVDSGSPSLSSNNSLIVKVGDTNDNPPVFGQSVVEVYFPENNIPGERVATVLATDADSGKNAEIAYSLDSSVMGIFAIDPDSGDILVNTVLDREQTDRYEFKVNAKDKGIPVLQGSTTVIVQVADKNDNDPKFMQDVFTFYVKENLQPNSPVGMVTVMDADKGRNAEMSLYIEENNNIFSIENDTGTIYSTMSFDREHQTTYTFRVKAVDGGDPPRSATATVSLFVMDENDNAPTVTLPKNISYTLLPPSSNVRTVVATVLATDSDDGINADLNYSIVGGNPFKLFEIDPTSGVVSLVGKLTQKHYGLHRLVVQVNDSGQPSQSTTTLVHVFVNESVSNATVIDSQIARSLHTPLTQDIAGDPSYEISKQRLSIVIGVVAGIMTVILIILIVVMARYCRSKTKNGYEAGKKDHEDFFTPQQHDKSKKPKKDKKNKKSKQPLYSSIVTVEASKPNGQRYDSVNEKLSDSPSMGRYRSVNGGPGSPDLARHYKSSSPLPTVQLHPQSPTAGKKHQAVQDLPPANTFVGAGDNISIGSDHCSEYSCQTNNKYSKQVDTLQTTNPSGHIEESCKMNVCARK; this comes from the coding sequence ATGCTGAGGATGCGGACCGCGGGATGGGCGCGCGGCTGGTGCTTGGGCTGTTGCCTCCTCCTGCCGCTCTCGCTCAGCCTGGCGGCCGCCAAGCAGCTCCTCCGGTACCGGCTGGCCGAGGAGGGCCCCGCCGACGTCCGCATCGGCAACGTGGCTTCAGACCTGGGCATCGTGACCGGATCGGGTGAGGTGACTTTCAGCCTGGAGTCCGGCTCCGAGTACCTGAAGATCGACAACCTCACGGGCGAGCTGAGCACAAGCGAGAGGCGCATCGACCGCGAGAAGCTGCCCCAGTGTCAGATGATCTTCGACGAGAACGAGTGCTTCCTGGACTTCGAGGTGTCGGTGATCGGGCCCTCGCAGAGCTGGGTAGACCTGTTTGAGGGTCGGGTCATCGTGCTCGACATCAACGACAACACGCCCACCTTCCCGTCGCCCGTGCTCACGCTCACGGTGGAGGAGAACAGGCCGGTGGGCACACTCTACCTGCTGCCCACCGCCACTGACCGCGACTTTGGCCGCAACGGCATCGAGCGCTACGAGCTGCTCCAGGAGCCCGGAGGCGGTGGCAGCGGCGGCGAGAGCCGGCGCGCCGGGGCGGCCGACAGCGCCCCCTATCCCGGGGGCGGCGGGAACGGCGCGAGCGGCGGCGGCTCGGGAGGCTCCAAGCGGCGGCTGGACGCATCAGAGGGCGGCGGCGGCACCAACCCCGGCGGCCGCAGCAGCGTGTTCGAGCTGCAGGTGGCGGACACCCCGGATGGCGAGAAGCAGCCGCAGCTGATCGTGAAGGGGGCCCTGGATCGCGAGCAGCGCGACTCCTACGAGCTGACCCTGCGGGTGCGCGACGGCGGCGACCCGCCTCGCTCCTCGCAGGCCATCCTACGGGTCCTCATCACCGACGTGAACGACAACAGCCCCCGCTTCGAGAAGAGCGTGTACGAGGCCGACTTGGCTGAGAACAGCGCCCCGGGGACCCCCATCCTGCAACTGCGCGCAGCTGACTTGGACGTGGGGGTCAATGGGCAGATCGAGTACGTGTTCGGGGCGGCCACCGAGTCGGTGAGGCGACTGCTGCGCCTTGACGAGACGTCCGGCTGGCTCAGCGTCCTGCACCGGATCGACCGCGAGGAGGTGAACCAGCTGCGCTTCACGGTCATGGCCCGCGACCGTGGGCAGCCCCCCAAGACCGACAAGGCCACCGTGGTCCTTAACATCAAAGACGAGAATGACAATGTGCCATCCATTGAAATCCGCAAGATTGGGCGCATCCCCCTCAAGGACGGGGTGGCCAATGTGGCCGAGGACGTTCTGGTCGACACCCCCATCGCTCTGGTGCAGGTGTCCGACCGAGACCAAGGCGAGAACGGGGTGGTCACCTGCACCGTGGTGGGCGACGTGCCCTTCCAGCTCAAGCCAGCCAGCGACACCGAGGGCGAccagaacaaaaaaaagtactttttgcACACCTCGACCCCTCTGGACTATGAGACCACCCGGGAGTTCAACGTGGTCATCGTGGCGGTGGACTCAGGCAGCCCCAGCCTCTCGAGCAACAACTCCCTGATTGTGAAGGTGGGAGACACGAATGACAACCCGCCTGTGTTCGGCCAGTCGGTGGTGGAGGTTTACTTCCCTGAGAACAACATCCCGGGCGAGAGAGTGGCCACAGTGCTGGCGACAGACGCAGACAGCGGAAAGAACGCTGAGATCGCCTACTCGCTGGACTCCTCTGTGATGGGGATCTTTGCCATCGATCCCGATTCTGGGGACATCCTGGTCAATACGGTGCTGGACCGCGAGCAGACTGACAGGTATGAGTTTAAAGTTAACGCCAAAGACAAAGGCATCCCCGTGCTGCAGGGCAGCACTACGGTGATTGTGCAGGTGGCTGATAAGAATGACAATGACCCTAAGTTTATGCAGGACGTCTTCACCTTTTATGTGAAAGAAAACTTGCAGCCCAACAGCCCTGTGGGGATGGTCACCGTGATGGATGCTGACAAGGGGCGGAATGCAGAGATGAGTCTGTACATAGAGGAGAACAATAACATTTTTTCTATTGAAAATGACACGGGGACCATTTACTCCACAATGTCTTTTGACCGGGAACATCAGACCACATACACTTTCAGAGTCAAGGCTGTGGATGGGGGAGATCCTCCCAGATCTGCCACAGCTACAGTCTCGCTTTTTGTGATGGATGAAAATGACAATGCTCCCACGGTTACCCTTCCCAAAAACATTTCCTACACTTTACTGCCACCTTCGAGTAATGTCAGGACAGTAGTAGCTACAGTGTTGGCAACAGACAGTGATGATGGCATCAATGCAGACCTGAACTACAGCATTGTGGGAGGGAATCCCTTCAAGCTGTTTGAAATTGATCCCACTAGTGGTGTGGTTTCCTTAGTGGGAAAACTCACCCAAAAGCATTATGGCTTGCACAGGTTGGTGGTGCAAGTGAATGACAGTGGGCAGCCTTCCCAGTCCACCACGACTCTGGTGCATGTGTTTGTCAATGAAAGTGTTTCTAATGCAACTGTGATTGACTCCCAGATAGCTAGAAGTTTGCACACCCCACTCACCCAGGATATAGCTGGTGACCCAAGCTATGAAATTAGCAAACAGAGACTCAGTATTGTCATTGGTGTGGTTGCTGGCATTATGACGGTGATTCTAATCATCTTAATTGTAGTGATGGCAAGGTACTGCAGGTCCAAAACTAAAAATGGCTATGAAGCTGGCAAAAAAGATCACGAAGACTTTTTTACACCCCAACAGCATGACAAATCTAAAAAGCCTAAAAaggacaagaaaaacaaaaaatctaagcAGCCTCTCTACAGCAGCATTGTCACTGTAGAGGCTTCTAAACCAAATGGACAGAGGTATGATAGTGTCAATGAGAAGCTGTCAGATAGCCCAAGCATGGGGCGATACAGATCCGTTAATGGTGGGCCTGGCAGTCCTGACCTGGCAAGGCATTACAAATCTAGTTCCCCATTGCCTACTGTTCAGCTTCATCCCCAGTCACCAACTGCAGGAAAAAAGCACCAGGCCGTACAAGATCTACCACCAGCCAACACATTTGTGGGAGCAGGAGACAACATTTCAATTGGATCAGATCACTGCTCTGAGTACAGCTgtcaaaccaataacaagtacAGCAAACAG